Proteins found in one Quercus robur chromosome 2, dhQueRobu3.1, whole genome shotgun sequence genomic segment:
- the LOC126713295 gene encoding E3 ubiquitin-protein ligase SINAT5-like, with translation MERECVSSLDGIYEEEIHQHLQFSSLVKSQNNVVVQENSPTSVHELLECPVCTNSMYPPIHQCHNGHTLCSTCKTRVQNRCPTCRQELGDIRCLALEKVAESLELPCKYDFLGCIEIFPYYSKLKHEAQCNFRPYNCPYAGSECPAVGDIPFLITHLRDDHKVDMHSGCTFNHRYVKSNPREVENATWMLTVFNCFGQYFCLHFEAFLLGAAPVYMAFLRFMGDETESRNYSYSLEVGANGRKLIWEGTPRSIRDSHRKVRDSHDGLIIQRNMALFFSGGERKELKLRVTGRICKEQQNPDGGVCIPNVCS, from the exons atGGAAAGGGAATGTGTGTCATCTTTGGATGGCATCTATGAGGAAGAGATACATCAGCACCTTCAATTCTCGTCCTTAGTGAAGTCACAGAACAATGTGGTCGTGCAGGAAAACTCTCCAACCAGCGTCCATGAACTTCTCGAATGTCCTGTCTGTACCAATTCTATGTACCCTCCAATCCACCAG TGCCACAATGGACATACACTGTGTTCTACCTGTAAAACAAGGGTACAAAACCGGTGCCCCACTTGTAGACAAGAGCTTGGAGATATTAGGTGTCTGGCATTGGAGAAGGTGGCAGAGTCACTTGAACTGCCCTGCAAGTATGACTTCTTGGGATGCATAGAGATTTTCCCCTACTACAGCAAACTTAAGCATGAGGCTCAGTGTAACTTTAGACCATACAATTGCCCATATGCTGGATCTGAGTGTCCTGCTGTTGGAGATATCCCTTTTCTGATAACCCATCTGCGGGACGATCACAAGGTAGACATGCACTCTGGCTGCACATTCAATCACCGCTATGTCAAGTCTAATCCCCGTGAAGTAGAGAATGCAACCTGGATGCTTACG gtttttaattgttttggtCAATACTTCTGCCTGCACTTTGAGGCCTTCCTGCTTGGTGCAGCCCCAGTTTACATGGCATTCCTTCGTTTCATGGGTGATGAGACTGAGTCCCGGAACTACAGCTACAGTTTAGAGGTAGGGGCAAATGGCAGGAAACTGATATGGGAAGGCACCCCTCGAAGCATTCGGGATAGCCATAGGAAGGTTAGGGACAGTCATGATGGCCTAATAATCCAGCGTAACATGGCACTTTTTTTCTCTGGTGGAGAGCGAAAGGAGCTAAAGCTTCGGGTTACAGGACGTATATGTAAGGAACAACAGAATCCAGATGGAGGGGTGTGCATACCCAATGTTTGCAGTTGA